TCCAGCGGCTCTCCCATGCCCATAAAAACTATATTGGTGATCCGCCTGTTGCCCACATACCTCTTGACGGCCATTAATTGTCCTATGATCTCAGCAGCAGAGAGGTCCCGTACGAAGCCTATCTGGCCGGTGACACAGAATTGGCAGGCCATCTTGCATCCTATCTGCGTCGAAATACAGAGCGTGTTCCGTCCCTTCTCAGGCATGAGGACTGTTTCCACAACATGACCGGTATCGAGCAGAAGGCCGAATTTGATCGACCCATCCTCAGAGTGGACTATTTCTGTGACGTCGGGAAGCACGAAAGAGAACTCCTCGGTGAGCGCCGCACGCAAGGCTTTCGGCAGGTTCTCCATCGAGTGGAAATCAAGGACACCGCGCTTGTAGACCCACTGGAAGAGTTGTTTTGCCCTGTAGCTCTTTACCCCGAGTTTCTCAATGATCGTCTGAAGCTCTGTAAGTGTGTGGTTGAAAAAATTGTCCACGCTATTAATGGGGCTCACGTCGCCCCCTCCACCGGCGAAGCCGTCGAAGCCTCCCCCTCTCGCGAGCCGTGCTCGCTAGATAGATTTCCGCGAACTACGGTCTTGGGGTGTTGAATAGGTTGCGGACTTGCCCGCGGAAATCCTTTAAACCAGTCTGGGTTGCCGGGAGTATCGGTCTACAACCGCAGTTGTACAACCGGGCGCTTCGATAGGATAAGTTACCAAAAAGGCACATCTTTTTCAACGGCGCCCTGCCGCCCTCGCTGTTGATTTGTGCAAGCCGGAGTTGCTACAATAGCGGATGTTGCTTTCGCGAATCAGAGAAAAGGTGGGTCAGTATAATGCCCGCCGACTTGAGTGCAGTACTGAGATCAGAGCTTCTGTCGTGCTTCCTCTCTTCGAAAAGGAAGGGGATCTTCATATCCTTCTCACCAAGAGAACAGACAGAGTAAAAGCACATCCGGGCGAGATATCTTTTCCTGGAGGCACGTACGAGAGGACGGACCTCGATACCAGGAAGACCGCCCTGCGCGAATGTTACGAAGAGGTAGGCGTCAATGCAGAGGACGTGGAAATAGTGGGAAGGCTGGATGATCTCACGACGTTCACGGGTTTTGTCATCACGCCTTACGTGGGCATTATCCCGTATCCCTACTCCTTCACGATCAACAGGAAAGAGGTGGCCTACCTTATCTACCTGCCGTTCGAGCACCTCACCAGGAGCGATCTTGTGCAGGAACAGATCGACTACCGAGGACGAAGGGAAACGATAGATGCCATCTACTACAACGGAGAACGCATCTGGGGTGCCACGTGCAGAATGCTTTTCAAGCTGAAGCGAATCGTCCAGGGCCAGTAGAATTCCATGTCGGGTAGATTCAACCTGAAGATCCTCCTCCTGCTCTCGGCAGGCCATTGCGTGGTCGATATTTATCAGGGGGCTCTCCCTGCCGTCTTGCCCTTTCTCAAGGAGGCACTGGGCCTCAATTACACCGTGGCGGGCGTTATCCTGATAATGGCAAACATAACGTCATCGATTCTTCAGCCTGTCTTCGGGTATGTGTCCGACAAAAAAGAGAAACCCTTACTATTGCCTGTCGGCGTTCTCGGTGCGGGTGTCGGGTTCGCATTGCTTTCTCTCCCGTCGACCCTTCTTCCCGTGCTGATGCTTGTGATGTTGAGCGGCCTGGGGATTGCGGCGTATCATCCGGAAGGTTACAAAACGGCTTATTTTCATACGGGACCCCGGGCGGCAACAGGCATGTCGGTTTTCTCCGTGGGCGGAAATGCGGGCATGGCCCTTGGCCCGATCATTGCGATCCCGGTCGTCAGTTATTTCGGTTTCGGCGCATTGCCCGTGGTGATGCTCCCGGCTCTGCTCTTCGCAGCAGTTATCACATACTTGCGAAAAGAGATAACCATCCCGGAGCATCTGCAGCATGAGAAGGAGGGGCGCGACGGCAAACCGGGAAAGGCAGCATATCTTTCCCTGGCCCTGGTGGTTTCCGTAGTAGTAATGCGATCATGGATGCAGATGGGGCTACTGAGCTATATCCCCTTCTACTACATTAATCACCTCAAGGGTGACGCGGTCTATGCAGGACAGCTGATAAGTATCTTTTTGCTGGGCGGTGCTGTCGGAACTCTTGCGGGGGCGCCCCTGGCAGACCGGTGGGGCTACAGGTTCTTCATTTGCCTGAGCATGGCCGTAGCAGCCCTGACATTTCCTCTGATATTTCTCTTCGAGAGATTTCCTCTGCTTCTGTCATTGACACTCTTCTGGCTTGGCATGATTCTCGTGTCGACCTTCTCAGTGACCGTTGTCATGTCGCAAAGACTGCTCCCCAAAAGTCTGGGGATCGCCTCAGGCCTGACCACGGGATTTGCGATCGGTGCCGGCGGCATCGGCGTCACGCTGCTCGGCATCGTGGCTGACCGCTACGGTGTGCCCTTTGCCTTGAAGTCCATATTCATATTTCCTGTGGTCGGATTCCTACTGGCATTGATACTAAAGAACCCTGTACGGGGAAAAGCATGAAGCCTATCGTCAGCATAGTCGGCAGACCAAACGTCGGCAAGTCAACGCTCTTCAACAGGATGCTGGGCTATCATAAAGCTATAACTGAAGACATTCCTGGCGTCACGAGGGATCGCAACTACGGGGAATTTGATTATGCCGGCAAGAGTTTTATTCTGGTCGACACGGGCGGTTTCGAACTGAAGAAGAACGAGGAGATCGCCTCTCTGGTGAAGGAGCACATCCATGCGGCCATGGAGGAATCCTCGATGATCATCTTCCTGATGGACGGTAAGGACGGGTTGCTGCCCGAGGACCAGGAGATCGCATCGATCCTGAGGCGCTACAAGAAGCCTGTCTTTTACGCGGTGAACAAGTTGGAGTCACCCAAGCGCGAAGCAGCTGTTTCCGAGTTCTATGCTCTTGGCGTGGATAAGATTTATGCGCTCAGCGCAGCGCACGGCATGGGTCTTGGAGACCTGCTGGATGACCTCGCGTCACGCGTTGAGCCGGAGCCGGAGGAGAAAGTTGAACAGGGGCTCAGGATAGCGCTTGTGGGCCGGCCGAATACGGGTAAGTCTTCCATTGTCAATCGGCTGCTCGGCTCGGAACGTATGATTGTGAGCGATCAGCCCGGTACGACGCGGGATGCGGTCGATTCCGCGTTCCTTTTCCAGGAAAAGAGGTTCGTCATTATTGACACCGCAGGCATTCGAAGAAAAAGCCGCATCTCACTGCGGGTTGAAGAATACTCTGTTGCGAGCGCAATCAGGAGTGTAGAGCGGGCAGGCGTTGTAAATCTGGTCATCGATGCACGGGAAGGCGTTGCCCATCAGGATGCAGCTATAGCGCACCTTGTCGCGGAAAAGGGGAAAGGCATTGCCATAGTGGTTAATAAGTGGGATCTGGTCGAAGAGGGTACGGCTGAGGCGGAGTATCTTGAAATGGTTCGGGAAAAGCTTCCTCATGTCAATTTTGCTCCTGTCGTGTTCGTCTCCGCGCTGACCGG
The genomic region above belongs to Syntrophorhabdales bacterium and contains:
- a CDS encoding CoA pyrophosphatase — encoded protein: MLLSRIREKVGQYNARRLECSTEIRASVVLPLFEKEGDLHILLTKRTDRVKAHPGEISFPGGTYERTDLDTRKTALRECYEEVGVNAEDVEIVGRLDDLTTFTGFVITPYVGIIPYPYSFTINRKEVAYLIYLPFEHLTRSDLVQEQIDYRGRRETIDAIYYNGERIWGATCRMLFKLKRIVQGQ
- the der gene encoding ribosome biogenesis GTPase Der; its protein translation is MKPIVSIVGRPNVGKSTLFNRMLGYHKAITEDIPGVTRDRNYGEFDYAGKSFILVDTGGFELKKNEEIASLVKEHIHAAMEESSMIIFLMDGKDGLLPEDQEIASILRRYKKPVFYAVNKLESPKREAAVSEFYALGVDKIYALSAAHGMGLGDLLDDLASRVEPEPEEKVEQGLRIALVGRPNTGKSSIVNRLLGSERMIVSDQPGTTRDAVDSAFLFQEKRFVIIDTAGIRRKSRISLRVEEYSVASAIRSVERAGVVNLVIDAREGVAHQDAAIAHLVAEKGKGIAIVVNKWDLVEEGTAEAEYLEMVREKLPHVNFAPVVFVSALTGRNITKILQTDLQIAKELERKIATAKLNKTFEAYFQRLSLPHSGRKQLKIFYVNQARTSPPTFILFANFPDSIPEHYKRYIENSLRATFGFKGAPIRLFFRKRS
- a CDS encoding MFS transporter, with translation MSGRFNLKILLLLSAGHCVVDIYQGALPAVLPFLKEALGLNYTVAGVILIMANITSSILQPVFGYVSDKKEKPLLLPVGVLGAGVGFALLSLPSTLLPVLMLVMLSGLGIAAYHPEGYKTAYFHTGPRAATGMSVFSVGGNAGMALGPIIAIPVVSYFGFGALPVVMLPALLFAAVITYLRKEITIPEHLQHEKEGRDGKPGKAAYLSLALVVSVVVMRSWMQMGLLSYIPFYYINHLKGDAVYAGQLISIFLLGGAVGTLAGAPLADRWGYRFFICLSMAVAALTFPLIFLFERFPLLLSLTLFWLGMILVSTFSVTVVMSQRLLPKSLGIASGLTTGFAIGAGGIGVTLLGIVADRYGVPFALKSIFIFPVVGFLLALILKNPVRGKA